A genome region from Triticum aestivum cultivar Chinese Spring chromosome 2B, IWGSC CS RefSeq v2.1, whole genome shotgun sequence includes the following:
- the LOC123042555 gene encoding receptor-like serine/threonine-protein kinase SD1-8, producing the protein MRATSLLRLLLICFYLLLVHTFGASGVGDKLEKGQNLTDGDTLVSAGGSFTLGFFSPGASTKRYLGIWFSVSNGTAVCWVANRDQPLVDKSGMLVLNDLGSLVLLDGSRRTVWSSDFSAGASAVVAQLLVSGSLVVHNGSSDASLWQSFDHPSDTLLPDMKLGKNRWSGAEWQLTSWRSADDPAPGDYRRTLESKGLPELVVWRGNVKTYRTGPWNGLYFNGVPEVSAYAGKYPLRATTSPWEVTYGYTAAPGAPLTRVVVNHTGKAERWEWDASSWAWTRIFQGPRDPCDEYGRCGPFGLCDPEAASSGFCGCVDGFSIPAATTLSAQAVKGTTCRRHAALDCAGGTTTDGFVVVRGVKLPDTQNASVDMGVTLEECRARCFANCSCLAYAAADIRGGGDGSGCVMWTDAIVDLRLVAMGQNLYLRLSKSELDDHKKFLVLLVSIPLASIVIIILVVFAIWWRRKRTIIGAIPQSHAMAVPLVSLAIIKDVTGNFCESNMIGQGGFSIVYKGQLPEGRTIAVKRLKQSVLTTKGKKDFAREVEVMAGLRHGSLVRLLAYCNESKERILIYEYMQNKSLNVHIFGNVNLRASLNWARRLELIRGIAHGIAYLHGGSGDNVIHRDLKPGNILLDDEWKPKIADFGTAKLFAVDQTGPDQTIVVSPGYAAPEYARQGNMTLKCDVYSFGVILLETLSGRRNGGMQGLLSHAWGLWETNMIAELLDTTMVPLSESEPELLSELTRCIQIGLLCIQETPCDRPTMSAVVPMLMSTTSQIDRPRRRPPLDCEGFMPSDSSHGLETKLLRSTTIDLT; encoded by the exons ATGAGGGCGACCAGTCTACTGCGGTTGCTCTTGATCTGCTTCTACCTCCTTTTGGTCCACACCTTCGGCGCCTCCGGTGTTGGTGACAAGCTCGAGAAGGGCCAGAACCTCACCGACGGCGACACGCTCGTCTCGGCCGGTGGCTCCTTCACCCTCGGCTTCTTCTCTCCCGGGGCGTCCACCAAGAGGTACCTCGGCATATGGTTCTCCGTGTCCAACGGCACCGCCGTCTGCTGGGTTGCCAACCGCGACCAACCTCTGGTCGACAAGTCCGGCATGCTGGTGCTCAACGACCTCGGCAGCCTCGTTCTGTTAGATGGTTCCCGCCGGACGGTCTGGTCTTCAGACTTCTCCGCCGGCGCTTCTGCGGTGGTGGCGCAGCTTCTCGTGTCCGGCAGCCTGGTCGTACACAATGGCAGCAGCGACGCCTCCCTGTGGCAGTCGTTCGACCATCCGTCGGACACCTTGCTGCCTGACATGAAGCTCGGCAAGAACCGCTGGAGCGGAGCCGAGTGGCAGCTCACGTCGTGGCGCTCGGCCGACGACCCGGCTCCGGGGGACTACCGCCGCACGCTGGAAAGCAAGGGGTTACCGGAGCTCGTGGTGTGGCGTGGCAACGTCAAGACGTACCGCACGGGGCCGTGGAACGGGCTCTACTTCAACGGCGTCCCGGAGGTGTCGGCGTACGCGGGCAAATACCCTCTGCGGGCGACGACGAGCCCGTGGGAGGTCACCTACGGGTACACCGCCGCGCCCGGCGCGCCGCTGACCCGCGTCGTGGTGAACCACACCGGCAAGGCGGAGCGGTGGGAGTGGGACGCGAGCAGCTGGGCGTGGACTCGTATATTCCAGGGGCCGAGGGACCCGTGCGACGAGTACGGGAGATGCGGGCCGTTCGGCCTCTGCGACCCCGAGGCCGCGTCGTCGGGGTTCTGCGGCTGCGTCGACGGGTTCAGCATCCCTGCCGCCACGACCCTGTCGGCGCAGGCGGTGAAGGGTACCACCTGCCGAAGACATGCAGCCCTGGACTGTGCCGGCGGCACTACGACGGACGGCTTCGTGGTGGTGCGGGGGGTGAAGCTTCCCGACACGCAGAACGCGTCGGTGGACATGGGCGTCACGCTGGAGGAGTGCAGGGCGAGGTGCTTCGCCAACTGCTCGTGCTTGGCCTACGCCGCCGCCGACATCAGGGGAGGCGGCGATGGTTCCGGCTGCGTCATGTGGACGGATGCCATCGTTGATCTACGTCTCGTGGCCATGGGGCAGAATCTCTACCTGAGGTTGTCAAAATCAGAACTTG ATGACCATAAAAAGTTCCTTGTTCTACTCGTTTCCATACCTTTAGCTTCGATTGTTATTATTATACTGGTCGTCTTTGCAATTTGGTGGAGAAGGAAGCGCACAATCATAG GTGCTATTCCTCAGAGCCATGCCATGGCCGTTCCCTTAGTTAGTCTAGCGATTATAAAGGATGTCACTGGAAATTTCTGCGAAAGCAATATGATCGGCCAAGGTGGATTTAGCATCGTTTACAAG GGGCAGCTGCCTGAAGGAAGAACAATTGCTGTCAAGAGGCTTAAGCAGTCGGTGCTCACCACAAAAGGCAAGAAAGATTTTGCAAGAGAAGTGGAGGTGATGGCTGGGCTCCGGCATGGTAGTCTTGTCCGTCTCCTTGCCTACTGCAATGAAAGCAAGGAGCGGATACTCATCTACGAATACATGCAAAACAAGAGCCTAAACGTCCACATATTC GGCAATGTCAACCTTCGTGCCTCACTGAACTGGGCAAGGAGACTGGAATTAATTCGAGGGATTGCGCATGGCATTGCATACCTACACGGAGGATCTGGTGACAATGTTATCCATAGGGATCTTAAGCCGGGCAACATTCTGCTAGACGACGAATGGAAGCCTAAAATCGCTGACTTTGGAACTGCCAAGCTGTTTGCAGTGGATCAGACCGGGCCTGATCAAACAATTGTAGTTTCACC GGGGTATGCAGCGCCGGAGTACGCGCGGCAAGGGAACATGACACTTAAGTGTGACGTCTATAGTTTCGGAGTTATTCTCTTGGAGACACTCAGTGGGCGAAGGAACGGTGGCATGCAGGGCCTCCTTTCACAT GCCTGGGGATTGTGGGAGACGAACATGATCGCGGAACTTTTGGACACAACAATGGTACCACTCTCTGAGTCCGAGCCTGAGCTCTTGTCCGAGCTGACACGATGTATCCAGATTGGGCTCCTCTGCATCCAGGAAACTCCTTGTGACAGGCCGACCATGTCCGCCGTTGTTCCCATGTTGATGAGCACGACGTCGCAAATCGaccggccaagaagaaggccacctTTGGATTGCGAAGGATTCATGCCTTCAGATTCATCACATGGGCTCGAGACCAAACTCTTGAGATCAACTACGATTGATTTGACGTAG